In Paenibacillus durus, the DNA window GCGGGTTTAAGTACTGCTTACATCGTTACATGGCGTGCTCAAAAATCTCCATGATTTCATCTTGCGAGCCTTGGACCGGATTGGTGACGCCGCAAGCATCTTTCAGCGCATTCGCCGCCAGGATAGGGAAGTCTTCCCGCTTCACGCCCAGCGCCGACAGTCCGGACGGGATGCCGACACGCTCCGCCATCACCTCAATGGCATCTAGCGCAAGCGCCGCGCCTTTTTCCGCAGCGACGCCCTCGACATTTTGGCCGAGCGCCTGCGCCACATCCTTCAGCCGAGCTGCGGCTTTGGCTGAATTATACCGTTCTACATGCGGCAGAAGAATGGCGTTACAGACCCCGTGCGGCAAATTGTAGAAGCCTCCGAGCTGATGCGCCATCGCGTGGACATAGCCAAGACCCGCGTTGTTAAACGCCATGCCGGCTAGGAATTCGGCATACGCCATCTGCTCGCGCGCTTCCTTGTCCGATCCATCGTCTACGGCCCGAACGAGATAATCCCGGATAAGATTAATCGCTTTTAGGGCGCAAGCATCGGTAATCGGCGTCGCATTGGTCGAGACATATGCTTCGATCGCATGTGTCAGCGCATCCATACCGGTAGCGGCGGTTAGGGACTTCGGCATTGCCATCATCAGATCGGGATCGTTGACCGCGATCAGCGGCGTCGTATGCTTGTCGACAATCGCCATCTTGATATGGCGTTCCTCGTCGGTGATGATACAGAACATCGTCATCTCACTGGCCGTTCCGGCCGTTGTATTAATGGCGATGAGCGGAGCGGCGGGCTGTGCGGACTTGTCCACGCCCTCGTAATCTCCGATTTCACCGCCGTTTCCGGCCAGCAGCGCGATTCCCTTGGCGCAGTCATGCGGCGAACCGCCTCCGAGTGAGACGACGCAGTCACACGCGGAATCTTTGTAGAGTTTCAGCCCCTCGCGAACATTCGTCACTGTGGGATTCGGCTGCGTTCCGCTGTATACAGCGGAGCCGATTCCATTTTGATTCAGCATATCCGTGACTTTAGCGGCAAGTCCGATGTCCACGAGCGGTTTGTCGGTAACGACAAGCGCTTTTTTATAACCAAGCTTATTGATTTCTACACCTGCGTCCGAGAGCGCTCCAGATCCCATCAGACTCATTCCCGGCATCATAAATTTCGCTTTACCTGACATTTCAGCACCTCGCTATTTGTTGGTTGGAAAATAATGTGATATCCTTGCTCTAATATTAAAATAAGGCTTCAAACGCCAAAAAACTAACCGTAACTGCGGTAAAATACACGAAACTTCTGGAGGATCGCATGGAAAAGCTTTTGAAGAACTTTAGCCGGTACGATGAACTGCATTACGGGTTTCAAACCGATCTGATCAGGATTTTATATTATGATCTGCCGGAGCATTACTACGAGCAGTATTCTTCTTATGAATGCTCCAAGCTGTGTACGATTTTGGACGGGGAGAAGGAAGTGCGGATTAATAAAACGGAGAGCTTTCAATATGGATCGGATGAAATGATTTTGCTTCCGCCGCACTCCTCGGTCGAAATGTCCATAGGGCGCCAGACGAAAGCGCTTGTGTTCGAGCTTGGTGATGAACTGATTGAGCGCCTGGAGCCGGTGGTGGGCGAAGAATTCGGGCTTGAGGAGAAAGCGACGGTCGGAGATGTCGTAAGGTGCGGATTGAGGAGCGATGAGATGGACCCCGTGGTGAAGGCCATCAGCCGGATGAAGACGTACATGGCTTACCCGGGAGACAGCAAAATTTTTCTTGTCGACCTTGCAGCGCAGGAGCTGGCTTATCATCTGCTGCGCATCCGGTCCTTCCGGCTGAGTCTGCATAACGACAGCAAACATCCCGTGTTCCGCGCCATCCGCGACATTCACTCGCAATTGTTAACGCTTGCATCTGTAAAAGAACTGGCAGGCAGCTATAATATGTCGCACACGCATTTTACCCATCTGTTCAAAAAGATAACGGGTCTCGCCCCGCGCGAATACATAACCCTAGAAAAAATGAAACTCGCTAGACAGCTGCTTCAGGAGAGCACGGTTACAGAGACGGCGATGCACCTGAATTACGACAACATTTCCCACTTCATCGCCTTGTTTAAAAGACAGTTCGGCATCACGCCGAAGCAGTACCAGCTCAGCCGCCAGCCTGAAAATGTGCTATAAGCGCACCTCTTCGGATGATCATAGAATTACCTGTTAGCGGATGAATTGTCTTCTTTAGTCCAGCCCATTCGTTCAATAAGCGACTCGATTTGAGCGATATGATGCCTTCCGTGCCATGCGTATCTTTGCATTGCCGTATTCAGTGTCATTTCACCATGAGTTGGACTTATGACAGTGCGTTGAAATTGCTGCGGCGTTAGTGAACGAAGCAGGACGACAAACCGCTCATGCAGCGAAGCAAGAAGGATTAACGAAGTTTCTATAGGCGCTTCTTGATAATCGCTTAGTTCCGCCCATAAGTCTTCCCGGTACGAACCGGCGACAGGAGCTTCTTCCGTTAAGGCCCTCTTAAAACGAATATACGCATTCATATCGTTATCGGCCAAATGATGTACAACCTGCCGGATATTCCAGCCGCCGGGCCGATAGGGTGTGAGCAGCTGCTCTGGTGTTAGATTCTGCACAAGCGATCGAAGCAGCTCCGGAATGCGAGCAATGTCCTCAATCCATTTTTCACGGTGCTCTGCGGCTGGATGTTCTTCCGGTATAAAATTGCCCAGGGGATAAGCCCATGAATCCATATTGACACCTCTTAAGTTCAGTTTGCCTAGTATTTCGCGATATTTCCGGGATTTCCTTTAGTTGAAACCAATATTGAAAAAATTTGAAAAAAGTTCATTGACAGAGCGGGCAATCTTCTCTATAATCCACATTATCCATTAATTCACATTGAAATAATATGAATTTAGCAATAAGCTGACCGGACCCCCGGAAGCTGAGCCTCCTATGACTTTGGAGCGCTTAGCTTCCTTTTTTTATCCGCTTGATTGTGATTGTTATCACATATATTGCTGTTTCATTTACACTCGTATGCCAACCAGTTCACTGGAGGCTTGAACTTGACCATAGATGGCGGGGGCAAGTCTCTTTTTTATAACCTGCAACTTTTGTTGTCCAAATTGAAATGGAGGAACAAGGAATGACAAGAATCGCTAGTAAACTGACGGATCTTATTGGCAACACTCCTCTGCTAGAGCTCAAGGCCTTCAGCGGGGAGAAAAATCTGGGTGCGTCGGTAATTGCAAAGCTGGAATACTTCAACCCGGCAGGAAGCGTAAAGGACCGGATTGGATATGCGATGATCAAGGATGCGGAGGAACAGGGCCTGATCGGACCTGGGACCGTTCTGATAGAGCCTACAAGCGGTAATACCGGAATCGCGCTTGCTTTTGTAGCTGCGGCTCGCGGATACCGGCTGATCCTGACGATGCCGGACACGATGAGTATAGAGCGACGCAATCTGCTGAAGGCGCTGGGCGCGGAGCTGGTACTGACTCCCGGCGCGGAGGGCATTAAGGGTTCTGTCCGCAAGGCGGAAGCGCTGGCGGCGGTTACCCCGAATTCGTTCATTCTGCAGCAGTTCAACAATTCGGCCAACCCTAAAATCCACCGTCAGACGACTGCCGAGGAAATCTGGCGGGATACAGACGGGAAAGTAGATATCTTCGTCAGCGGAGTCGGAACCGGGGGAACGATAACCGGAGTAGGAGAAGTCCTGAAAGAACGGAATCCGAATGTGCAGATTGTGGCTGTCGAGCCGTTTGACTCCCCGGTTCTCTCGGGCGGAAATCCGGGTCCGCATAAAATTCAGGGACTTGGCGCCGGATTCGTTCCGCTCATTCTGAACCGTGAAATCATCGACGAGGTGTACAAGGTACGGAACGAAGAAGCACTGGAAACGGCGCGGGAATTGGCGAGCACGGAAGGGCTGCTGGTTGGCATCTCCTCGGGCGCGGCCGTCTTTGCAGCCTCTCAGCTGGCTAAACGCAAAGAGAATAGAGGCAAAAATATTGTCGTGCTGCTGCCGGATACCGGCGAACGCTACTTATCGACCGTGTTGTTTCAGGAACCGGCGCAGACAGGAGGTTTATCATGAGCAAAGTAATTGAAAGACCGCGATATGTATGCGCCCTTGGCGGCGCGATCGGCACCATCCAGTCACTGCCCCGGGCGATTCCGATTCTTCATTCCTCTTCCGGGTGCGGCGGAAATCTGGCAGGAGCCTTAAGCGGAGCTTCGGGATATAACGGCGGCAATTATTGCGGCGGTCAGGCGCTCCCAAGCTCCAACGTATCCGAGCGGGACATCGTGTTCGGCGGCGAAGGCCGGCTGCAGGAGCAGATCGAGAACACGCTGAAGGTAATGGACGGGGATTTATATTTTGTAGTTACGGGCTGCATGGTTGAAATGATCGGCGACAATGTTCATGCGGTAACCAAACGCTTCAAGGGCGGGGACTTGCCGGTGCTGGCAGCGGAAACAGTCAGCTTCAAAGGAAATTCCTATTACGGTTATGAGCTGGTCCTTGAGACTTTATTCCGCGATTTTGTGGAAAAGACTACGGAAAAAGACGCCAAGACGGTCAATTTGTGGGGTGTTGTTCCGATGCAGGACGTGTTCTGGAAAGGCAATCTCGGTGTGCTGAAGAATCTGCTTAAGAAGCTGGGAATCGAGACCAATACTTTCTTCGGCCAAGGCGAGACTTTAGACAATCTGAAAAATGCCGCCAAGGCAAGCCTCAACATCGTTGTGTCGGACGCATACGGGATCGAAGCGGCCAAAGTATTCGAAGAGGTACACGGTGTTCCTTATCTGACAGTTCAATTGCCGGTTGGCGATCATGGCACCTCGCGTTTCCTCCGTACAGTGGGCAAGACTCTCGGCGTCGATGACATCAAAATCGAGAAATTGATCCAGGAAGAAAGAAAGGCGTATTACCCTTACCTGGAGCGTCTGGCCGATGTGTACAATGACCTCGATTTCCAGCGCTATGCTACCGTAGTCGGCGATCCCAATTACACACAGGCGTTGACGCGGTTTCTTGCCGACGATCTGGGCTGGCTGCCGGAGCTGGTTGTCATTACCGACATTTTGGCGGAGGAACAGAAGGAACGGGTTCTTGCTACGTTCGGCGAATACGAATCCGGGCTGCGTCCGGAAATTGTGTTCGATGAGGATGCTTCAAGTGTCGGCGGATACATCAACCGTCACTGGCCGCAGAACCAGGGGCAGAAATATTATAAAGGCTTTGCGCCCGGCGTTATTCTGGGAAGTGTTATGGAACGCGACACGGCGGAGCAATTCAAAGTGCCGCTTCTTTCGGTCACGTATCCAATCTCCAACCGTGTCGTGCTGAACCGGGCTTATGCCGGATATACGGGCGGACTTACGCTTGCCGAGGATGTGCTGAGCCTGGTTGTTGCCCACCGGTAAAAAGCGGATTTTTCTTAATCTTATACATTTAGGAGGTTTGCGAAAGTGGATTATATCAAACATAAAGTACCGCCGGTGCGTGAAGATCGCCTGATGGCTTGCCAAGCCTATGGAGGAACCTGTGGTGATCTGTCGAGAGATTCCAAGAAAGGCTGCCTTTATGCCAGCAAACGCACCTTCTCCCAGACCCAAGGCTGCCAGCTTAACCTAAGTCTCGGCATGATCAGCTCGATGCGCGACGCGGTTATGGTCATTCACAGTCCGATAGGCTGCGGCGGCAATCTGATCCAGAATGCCGGGATTAATAAAGTATTTCAGAAGCTGCGTCAGGAATCGGCGGTTGGCCTGCGCTGGATTAACACGAATCTCAGCGAAGTGGATGTAATCAGCGGAGGCGAAGCGAAGCTGCGGCAGGCCGTGCTAAAAGCCGAGCGGGAATTCCGTCCAAGCGCTATTCTTGTATTTAACAGCTGTGTGCCGGCCCTGATCGGCGATGATATTGACGGTATCCTGGATGATCTGCAGAAGCAGGTATCGGCCAAAATCGTCCCCATTCACTGCGAAGGGTTCAAGACCAAAATTCAGGCAACTGCCTATGATTCCGTCTACCACGGTCTGATCCGCAATCTCGTCGGTGAAGACAATGATTCGCAGCCGGCTGTCGTTCGCACTCCGGAGGAGGAAGCCGAACACCAGGCTGTAATCAGCAAAACGGTTAATCTGCTCAATGTCGGTTCGATGAGCCGCATTGATGAGGAGGAACTGGTGCGGCTGCTGAAGGCGCTTGATCTCAACGTACGGATTCTACCTTCTTATTCGCATCCCGATGATTTTGTCTATGCTCATGAAGCGGCTCTCAATGTAAGCATCTGCGCAACGCATGATGATTATTTCGTGGAGCATTTCCAGCAAATGTACGGTATTCCTTATGTAATGCGGACGATTCCAATCGGTATCGCCAATACAAATAAATGGCTGCGCGATATCGCTTCCTTCTTCGGCATCGAAGAACAGGCCGAGAAACTGATTGCCGCAGAGACGGCGGAGCTTAAGCAAGCGATTGAACCGTTTAAAGCTGAATTAAAAGGGAAAACGGCGTTTCTTACCGGCGGTGAGGTTCGGATATTGACCACAGCGGAGCTGCTGCATAATCTCGGATTTGAGATCCTGGGCCTCCGGGGCTATCATTTCGACAAATACGGCGAGATTCTCCTGGATGAATATTTGGAAGATGTTCCGAATTCGGAAAAAGCGATCTTTAATATCGGTTCGGGCCAAGTGTTCGAGCAGGCCAATCTGCTCAGCAAGATCACTCCTGACTTATTCGTCGGTCATATCGGCGTTAACGGCTCCGCAGCCAAGCAGGGATATCCGATCTTCCCGCTGTTTGGGCAAAGTGACGATTACCTTGGATACAAGGGCGTGTTTGAAGTAGCTGCACGGGTCAGCCGCATTTTGAAAAATCCGGCTTTCAATAAAAATCTTGGAAGCCATACGAGACTGCCTTACCGGGATAGCTGGTATGAGCAGGACCCGTTCACGTATATTGACGATTCGGCTAGTGTAGCCGCCCGCATTGGATAACAGAGAGGAGAATGGGAAATGGCCGCAAATGAAGCGAAAATAAAGGTGAGCGGGGTCACCCGCAGATATTCGATCCGGCTGAATAAAGATGAAGAGAAGAAGCAGTTTACCGCATTGCAGGACGTGGATTTGGAAGTAAGACCCGGTGAGTTCCTGACCATCGTGGGACCCAGCGGCTGCGGAAAATCAACGCTGCTGGATCTAATAGCCGGGCTTGCCACACCGACGGAAGGCGAACTGTATATTGATGGCAAAAGAATTACCGGCCCCGCACTGGACCGGGGAATCGTTATGCAGGGCTACGCCTTATTTCCTTGGCGCACGGTTCGCCGCAATGTGGAGTTTGGTCTTGAAATCAAGAAGGTTCCGAAAAAAGACCGGAAAGCCATCAGCGACCGGTTTCTGGAGCTTGTCGGGTTAAGCAGTTATGCGGACCGTTACCCGTATGAACTGTCGGGCGGGATGAAACAGCGGGTAGCCATTGCCCGGGCCCTGGCCTATGATCCTGAAGTTCTGCTTATGGACGAGCCGTTTGCGGCAGTGGATGCCCAGACCCGCGAGACGCTTCAGGATGAGCTGCTGCGGATCTGGGAACAGACCGGAAAGACGATTATTTTTGTCACCCACAGCATCGATGAAGCTGTCGCTCTTGCCGATCGTGTTGTGGTGATGTCGCCGAATCCCGGCAGGGTTCGCGAAATTGTTCCCGTTTCTCTGCCTCGTCCAAGAAGTGTAGGAGATGTGCAATCGACCGCCGATTTCAGCTGGATCCGGCACCGGGTATGGGAGCTGCTGCAGGGAGAGACGGCCACAGCCAAACCGCCGGCCAAGCCAGCCGTGGCCCAAGCGCCGCTTGAGCTTGCCGAGCAGCTCTCCTCATCGGCGGCACTATAATCCGGCAAGGGGATAACAGTAAGGCGTTATCCCATTCCAATGTTCAAAATGCGTATAACAAAGAAGGAGTGCTACTTCATGGCTAAAAAAATAAAACAAATCGCAATCTACGGCAAAGGGGGAATAGGAAAGTCAACGACAACCTCCAACATTAGTGCGGCACTGTCGGTGGCTGGCTATAAGGTAATGCAGTTCGGCTGCGATCCGAAGAGTGATTCGACCAACACGCTGCGCGGCGGCGAATATATTCCCACTGTGCTAGATACGTTAAGGGATAAGCAGATTGTAAGAGCGCATGACGTTATTTTTGAAGGGTTTAATGGAATTTACTGCGTGGAAGCGGGCGGTCCGGCTCCGGGTGTCGGCTGCGCGGGCAGAGGGATCATTACCTCCGTCTCTCTGCTGAAGCAGCAGAAAGTATTTGAAGAGCTTGATCTGGACTATGTCATTTATGATGTCCTTGGGGACGTAGTCTGCGGGGGATTTGCCGTTCCTGTACGGGAAGGCATTGCCGAGCATGTGTTTACGGTTACCTCCGCCGATTTTATGGCACTATATGCGGCTAACAACCTTTTTAAAGGGATTCATAAATACTCTACCGAGGGCGGCGCCTTGCTTGGCGGGGTTATTGCCAATTCGATCAACGCTCCTTATGCCAAGGAGATCGTTGATGATTTCGTGGCCCGTACGCACACGCAGGTGATGGAGTATGTTCCGCGTTCGGTATCCGTGACGCAGGCTGAGCTGCAAGGGAAGACGACCATTGAAGCGGACCCTAACTCCAAACAGGCACAGATCTATAAATCGCTGGCCCAGAAAATCGTAGACCATACCGAGTCCAAAGTTCCGGTTCCTCTGGAAACGAGCGAACTGCGAGAATGGGCTTCCAATTGGGGCAAACAGCTGGTGGAATTGGAAACCGGCGTGTTATCTCCAGCGGCGGCGGGGAATTTGTAATCTATCATTTGTAATTTATCATTTGTAATCTATCAATGGAATAATCGATATACTCTAAACCGACTTTTTAGGAAGAGGTTAAAATGACGCTTACCCGGCGCCGTTTTAACCTCTTTGTCTTTCAGGTGCAAATGCAGCAAGCTTCGTACTGCAACCCACTTTTCCAAAAGAGGTTAAGCAGCCGTTCCCCAACCGGCGAGCTTAACCTTTTTAATTTTTATAAAAGGGAGTGAATGTTAAATGCCAGAGATCGACGATGGAACCAGGCTCCTGTCTTATCAGGGGGACCGGATTCATCATAAGTCTGTCCGCAAAAAGACCGCCGCCCTCACCATCCTAAAGGGTGCCGCCGAGAAATCCGTCATCATGCTGCTGATTATCTCGGCTTGGGAGGCGCTCCCGCGTCTTGGACTTGTTGATCCGTTCCTGCTGCCGCCGTTCAGCGAAGCCGTCAAAAGCCTGCTGCGCCTGTTCCAGTCGGGTGAGATGTTCCGGCATATCACTATAAGCCTTGGACGCTCGGGACTCGCATTTCTCGCTGCCGTTGTCTTCTCCATCCCGGTCGGCACCTTCATGGGCTGGAACAAACGGATCGAGCAAATCATTGATCCGCTGCTTCAGGTATGCCGTAACACGTCGACTCTGGCTTTGTATCCTGTATTCATTCTTTTTTTCGGTCTGGGTGAGACATCGAAGATCGCTATCATCCTGTGGGGGACCGTATGGCCGATTCTGCTGAACACCATAGCCGGCGTAAAGGAAGCGGACCCGCTGCTCATTAAATCGGCGAGATCAATGGGCATTACCCGAACCGGATTATTTCTCAGGGTCGTATTGCCGATGGCGCTGCCCTCCATTCTGACAGGACTCCGTCTCAGCGCCGCTACCTCAATTCTGATGCTGGTGGCCGCCGAAATGCTTGGCGCGGACCGAGGGCTTGGGTTCATGATTTTTTATTACCAGGAGAGATACGCTATTCCCGAAATGTTCGGTGGCATCATCTTTATTTCCGTCTTGGGCGTCCTGATCAACTATCTTTTGGTTCATCTCGAGGGCAGGCTGACCCGCTGGAAAGAGCGGACAGTCAAAGGTTAGCAAGACTAGAACAGGAAAAGAGGGATAGGAGAGCATGCTGAATCTAAAAAGAATCAGACCTGTGAAACCGATTGCACTGCGAGCGCTTCTCTTGTTGACGACCGGAGCGACCATCCTTGCGGGTTGCGGCAATGACACGGATTCCGCGAAAGCCGGAAGTTCTGGAGAACAATTGGATGTCGTGCGCCTGGCCACACCGACCAATCTGACCGGCATCTCCACCTACTATGTGGCTGATGAGCTGGGATTTGCGAAGGATGCCGGACTGAAATTCGACTTTATCGGAGCCGTTGAACCCGGACAGTTGGTTGCGTCGGTAGTCGCGGGTAAGCTTGATGTCGGCGGCGCGCATATCAATCGCACCATTGCCGGGATCAGCGCAGGAGCCAAAATCAAGGCGGTTGTAGCCCAGACCGAAACGACCGAGGCCGTTCCGCATATGAGCTTCGTAACCACCAAAGACAGCCCGATCAAGTCAGCGGCGGATATTGTCGGCAAGAAGGTGGGTATCTCCAAATTTGGCGGCTGCAATGAGTATACGCCTTATGCTTATCTGCTGAAAAATGGCATTAAGGACCCCAAAGGCAAATTCGAAATTGTCATTGCGCCCGAAATCAAGCTGGAGCAGGCGCTGCTGCAGGGCGATGTCGATCTTATCGGTCTGCATGAGAATCCGTCGACAATTATCAAGCGCGGCAATTTGAGAGTCGTCTTCACAGATTATGACGTCTGGAACACCATCGGAGGCGCCACACCTCTCTATTTCTCTCAGAAATTCATCAAGGAGAAGCCGGATGTGGTTAGACGCTTCGTGGATGTCATCAGCAAGACCAATGATTATGTCAATGCGAATCCGGAAAAAGCGATTGAGATTACGGCGAAGCGAGGCGATATTGATCCGGCCAAAATCAGGGCGAACTATTACGCCCCCCACGGTGAAATCAAAGAGGAATCGGCACAGGTCTGGATCGACCTGTTGACGAAGTTCAATGAGATCAAGCCGGGCATCAAGCCTGAGGATATTTTCACCAACGAATTCAACGATACGCTGAAATGATCCGTCCTGCCTGTCCTGCTCTACACCAATAAGGAAAGGAAGGTCCGTCAGTGAAAATAAAAGCCATAACAAGGCTCAAGTCCGCTTCCGAACGGTGGGCGGCGATTGTGGCAGTATGTATTGCCTGGGAGGCCGTTTCCCGGAGCGGCATGGTCAAGGCCTTCATCCTGCCTCCATTCACCCGGGTCGTTTATAAGCTGTTCCAGCTGCTTGTTACGGGCCAGATGTGGCCCGACATCGGGGCCAGCATGCAGCGGTCTGCCTCCGGCTTCGCGATCTCGGTTCTGGTCGCCATCCCGCTCGGGTTCCTGACCGCTTGGTCGCCGAGAGTCCGGCGGGTGCTGGACCCGGTCATGCAGTTCATGCGCAATACGCCGACACTGGCGCTCTATCCCGTGTTCATTCTTGTCTTCGGGCTTGGCGAATTGTCGAAGGTGGCGATTATTTTCTGGGGCGGGGTGTGGCCCGTCCTCATGAATACGGTGGAAGGAGTTAACCGAACAGATCCGCTCCTTATCAAGTCCGGCCGCTCCATGGGCGCTTCGCCGCTGACGCTGTTCTTCCGGATTATTCTGCCGTCTGCTCTGCCTTTCATTTTTACCGGCATTCGGCTCAGCGCTTCCCGCTCGATCATCATTCTGGTCGCTGCCGAGATGCTCGGAGCGGACAAGGGTCTCGGGTTTCTGATCTTCTCCTCCGAACAGAACTACAAGGTGGAACAGATGTATGCCGGTATTATTGTCCTGATCCTTCTGGGAGTGCTTGTCAATTTTCTTCTGGTCCGTTGGGAGAAGCGAATAACTCGCTGGAAACAGGAAATTTCCGGGTCGTGATACGTCCCGGAAGTTCCGTACCATATAACGCAGTAACTGTATTCCAATTCCATAATACGAGGTGTTAAACATGCGGATTCAAGATGTAGTGGATGAAAGGCTGCTG includes these proteins:
- a CDS encoding ABC transporter permease, which encodes MKIKAITRLKSASERWAAIVAVCIAWEAVSRSGMVKAFILPPFTRVVYKLFQLLVTGQMWPDIGASMQRSASGFAISVLVAIPLGFLTAWSPRVRRVLDPVMQFMRNTPTLALYPVFILVFGLGELSKVAIIFWGGVWPVLMNTVEGVNRTDPLLIKSGRSMGASPLTLFFRIILPSALPFIFTGIRLSASRSIIILVAAEMLGADKGLGFLIFSSEQNYKVEQMYAGIIVLILLGVLVNFLLVRWEKRITRWKQEISGS